From a single Streptomyces rubradiris genomic region:
- a CDS encoding carbohydrate ABC transporter permease, with amino-acid sequence MAPARSFLWLRRVFLTLLAGFVLVPVYVMVSSSLKPLADVTGEFRWLPSGLTVRPYIDIWSTVPLARYFVNSLIVAGAATVCSVVIAVFAAYAVSRHDFRGKRVFTVTVLSTQMFPGILFLLPLFLLYVNIGNATGIALFGSRGGLILTYLTFSLPFSIWMLIGYFDSVPRDLDEAALVDGCGPLKALLRIVVPAASPGIVAVAVYSFMTAWGEVLFASVMTNDTTRTLAVGLQAYSTLNDVYWNQIMAASLVVSVPVVAGFLLLQRYLVAGLTAGAVK; translated from the coding sequence ATGGCACCGGCGCGCTCGTTCCTGTGGCTCCGGCGGGTCTTCCTCACCCTGCTCGCCGGGTTCGTGCTGGTCCCGGTGTACGTCATGGTCTCCAGTTCGCTGAAGCCGCTCGCGGACGTCACCGGCGAGTTCCGCTGGCTGCCCAGCGGGCTGACCGTCCGCCCGTACATCGACATCTGGTCGACGGTCCCGCTCGCGCGGTACTTCGTGAACTCGCTGATCGTGGCGGGCGCGGCGACCGTCTGCTCGGTCGTCATCGCCGTGTTCGCGGCCTACGCCGTCAGCCGCCACGACTTCCGCGGCAAACGCGTCTTCACGGTGACCGTGCTGTCGACGCAGATGTTCCCCGGCATCCTCTTCCTGCTCCCGCTGTTCCTGCTCTACGTCAACATCGGCAACGCCACCGGCATCGCCCTGTTCGGCTCACGCGGCGGGCTGATCCTGACCTACCTCACCTTCTCGCTGCCGTTCTCCATCTGGATGCTGATCGGGTACTTCGACTCGGTGCCGCGCGACCTGGACGAGGCGGCCCTGGTGGACGGCTGTGGCCCGCTGAAGGCGCTGCTGCGGATCGTCGTGCCGGCCGCGAGCCCCGGCATCGTCGCGGTCGCCGTCTACTCCTTCATGACCGCCTGGGGCGAGGTGCTCTTCGCGTCGGTCATGACCAACGACACCACCCGCACCCTCGCCGTCGGCCTCCAGGCCTACTCCACCCTCAACGACGTCTACTGGAACCAGATCATGGCCGCCTCGCTGGTCGTCAGCGTGCCCGTGGTGGCCGGGTTCCTGCTGCTCCAGCGCTATCTCGTCGCGGGCCTGACGGCGGGCGCCGTCAAGTGA
- a CDS encoding GNAT family N-acetyltransferase, with protein MRTYSVRPATADDLDSARSVMLDTVYRDFGTGYVPRWHADIVDPAAYYLAPARHTLLVAVDADGLVVGTGALDSRGPQSPPNPPRLAERYPSGTTAQLRRVYVRPSHRRQGIARELVARLLDFAAADGGYRSVYLHTDPAVPGAEPFWRSLGTVVHDEREDAGGGQSVVHFEIPLKRTGGTVGDPEHAMA; from the coding sequence GTGCGTACATATAGCGTGAGGCCCGCGACCGCCGACGACCTCGACAGTGCGAGGTCCGTCATGCTCGACACCGTCTACCGCGACTTCGGCACCGGATACGTGCCCCGGTGGCACGCCGACATCGTGGACCCGGCCGCCTACTACCTCGCGCCCGCCCGGCACACCCTGCTCGTCGCCGTGGACGCGGACGGGCTGGTCGTCGGCACCGGCGCCCTCGACTCGCGCGGCCCGCAGTCGCCGCCGAACCCGCCCCGGCTGGCCGAACGGTACCCCTCCGGCACGACCGCGCAACTGCGCCGCGTGTACGTGCGCCCCAGCCATCGCCGTCAGGGTATCGCGCGCGAACTGGTGGCCCGGTTGCTGGACTTCGCCGCCGCGGACGGCGGCTACCGGTCCGTGTACCTGCACACCGACCCCGCCGTGCCCGGCGCCGAACCCTTCTGGCGCTCGCTCGGCACGGTCGTGCACGACGAGCGCGAGGACGCCGGGGGCGGACAGAGCGTCGTGCACTTCGAGATCCCCCTGAAGCGGACCGGAGGCACGGTGGGCGACCCCGAGCACGCGATGGCTTAG
- a CDS encoding MDR family MFS transporter, translated as MTAPRTDRAPLSPLLRLLILTQLAFNIGFFAVLPFLAEHLGTAIGMAGWLVGVVLGLRTFSQQGLFVVGGALADRYGVRPVVLTGCALRIAGFAWLGHAERTWSVIGSVLLIGCAAALFSPAVESEVARQAVLREEAGDGPRARVLALFTVAGQVGAFTGPLLGALLLTADFRTVCLAGAAVFTAVLAGHAVLLPRHIPGREPVAVRGGLAPLLRNRRFLALCCGYGAQLLAYNQLYLALPAEVRRASGSQAPVAWLFALSSLLVVGAQLPVTRWAGRRLTPRRSLAAGLLLTGAGFAAVAAARPAGLTGPAGLAPLAALVVLLTVGQMLVAPVARAWLPDLAEPGRIGLYTGALSSVSGLLVLLGSTASGALLDLGLPPALPWAVLAAVPLAAILVLPSQRPTHDPAPEPA; from the coding sequence ATGACCGCCCCGCGCACCGACCGGGCCCCGCTGTCCCCGCTGCTGCGGCTGCTGATCCTCACCCAACTCGCCTTCAACATCGGCTTCTTCGCCGTACTGCCGTTCCTCGCCGAACACCTCGGCACGGCGATCGGCATGGCCGGCTGGCTGGTCGGGGTCGTCCTCGGGCTGCGCACCTTCAGCCAGCAGGGGCTGTTCGTGGTGGGCGGCGCCCTCGCCGACCGGTACGGCGTCCGGCCCGTCGTCCTCACCGGCTGCGCGCTGCGCATCGCCGGGTTCGCCTGGCTCGGCCACGCCGAACGGACCTGGTCGGTGATCGGCTCCGTCCTGCTGATCGGCTGCGCCGCCGCGCTGTTCTCCCCGGCGGTGGAGTCGGAGGTCGCCCGGCAGGCCGTCTTGCGGGAGGAGGCCGGCGACGGGCCGCGCGCCCGGGTGCTGGCCCTGTTCACCGTCGCTGGGCAGGTGGGCGCCTTCACCGGCCCGCTGCTGGGCGCCCTGCTGCTGACGGCCGACTTCCGCACGGTCTGCCTGGCCGGCGCGGCCGTCTTCACCGCCGTACTCGCCGGGCACGCCGTCCTGCTGCCCCGGCACATCCCGGGCCGCGAACCCGTCGCCGTGCGCGGCGGACTCGCGCCGCTGCTGCGCAACCGCCGTTTCCTCGCCCTGTGTTGCGGCTACGGCGCCCAACTGCTCGCCTACAACCAGCTCTACCTCGCCCTGCCCGCCGAAGTACGGCGCGCCTCCGGCTCCCAGGCGCCGGTCGCCTGGCTGTTCGCGCTGTCCTCCCTGCTGGTGGTGGGCGCCCAACTGCCCGTCACCCGCTGGGCGGGCCGCCGGCTCACCCCGCGCCGCTCGCTGGCCGCCGGGCTGCTGCTGACCGGCGCCGGGTTCGCCGCCGTCGCCGCGGCCCGCCCGGCCGGCCTCACCGGCCCGGCCGGACTGGCCCCGCTCGCCGCCCTCGTCGTCCTGCTCACCGTGGGCCAGATGCTGGTCGCGCCGGTCGCCCGCGCCTGGCTGCCCGACCTCGCCGAACCCGGCCGCATCGGCCTCTACACCGGCGCCCTGTCCTCCGTCTCCGGCCTGCTGGTCCTGCTCGGCAGCACGGCCTCCGGCGCGCTCCTCGACCTCGGGCTGCCCCCGGCACTGCCCTGGGCGGTCCTGGCGGCGGTGCCCCTGGCGGCGATCCTGGTCCTGCCCAGCCAACGCCCCACCCACGACCCGGCACCCGAACCGGCCTGA
- a CDS encoding carbohydrate ABC transporter permease encodes MTTTAFKEPVRQAPSGVAARASRRPGRLRRLSLPYLLLLPALLLELLVHLVPMVIGVVMSFKELTQFYIRDWGTAPWSGLGNYQVSVDFDAPVGEALLHSFLVTVGFTLLSVGLCWLIGTAAAVFMQDTFRGRGLLRALFLVPYALPVYTAVITWVFMFQHDNGLVNHVLHDQLHLTDKPSFWLIGDNSFYALLTVSVWKGWPFAFLIVTAGLQNIPRELYEAAALDGAGTWQRIRRITLPSLRPVNQVLVLVLFLWTFNDFNTPYVLFGKSAPEAADLVSVHIYQSSFVTWNFGTGSAMSVLLLLFLLVVTGGYLLLTSRGRRAADV; translated from the coding sequence ATGACCACCACCGCCTTCAAGGAGCCGGTGCGCCAGGCCCCGTCCGGGGTGGCGGCCCGTGCGTCCCGCCGCCCCGGGCGGCTGCGCCGCCTCTCGCTGCCGTACCTGCTGCTCCTGCCGGCCCTGCTGCTCGAACTCCTCGTCCACCTGGTGCCGATGGTCATCGGCGTCGTGATGAGCTTCAAGGAGCTCACCCAGTTCTACATCCGCGACTGGGGCACCGCCCCCTGGTCCGGCCTCGGCAACTACCAGGTGTCGGTGGACTTCGACGCCCCCGTGGGCGAGGCCCTGCTGCACTCCTTCCTGGTCACCGTCGGCTTCACCCTGCTGTCGGTCGGCCTGTGCTGGCTGATCGGCACCGCAGCCGCGGTCTTCATGCAGGACACCTTCCGCGGACGCGGGCTGCTGCGCGCCCTGTTCCTGGTGCCGTACGCGCTGCCCGTCTACACCGCCGTCATCACCTGGGTGTTCATGTTCCAGCACGACAACGGCCTGGTGAACCACGTGCTGCACGACCAGCTGCACCTCACCGACAAGCCCTCCTTCTGGCTCATCGGCGACAACAGCTTCTACGCCCTGCTGACCGTCTCGGTGTGGAAGGGCTGGCCGTTCGCCTTCCTCATCGTGACCGCCGGGCTGCAGAACATCCCCCGGGAGCTGTACGAGGCCGCCGCGCTGGACGGCGCCGGGACGTGGCAGCGGATCCGCCGCATCACCCTGCCCTCGCTGCGCCCCGTCAACCAGGTCCTCGTGCTGGTGCTGTTCCTGTGGACGTTCAACGACTTCAACACGCCGTACGTGCTGTTCGGCAAGTCCGCGCCCGAGGCCGCCGACCTCGTCTCCGTCCACATCTACCAGTCCTCCTTCGTCACCTGGAACTTCGGCACCGGCTCCGCCATGTCCGTCCTGCTGCTGCTCTTCCTGCTCGTCGTCACGGGCGGCTACCTGCTGCTCACCTCGCGCGGACGGAGGGCCGCCGATGTCTAG
- a CDS encoding serine hydrolase domain-containing protein, which translates to MGRLRQDVDPVEAGLDPGALGRLDGHFARYVDEGRLPGFLVAVARGGRVAHLTTYGLRDVAARRPVEPDTLWRIYSMTKPVTAVAVLLLRQDGLLSLDDPLERHLPDFAEPRVYAGGSGDEVRTRPAAGPVLIRHLLTHTAGLTFGFYHRHPVDALYRAAGLEYSVPPGKDLAQTVALYARLPLQSDPGTQWNYSVASNVLGRVIEVVSGQPLDAFFAERILGPLGMTDTGFHIGPEQAGRLAELYGETDEGGIEPVPGLPVRGRPLFLSGSGGLVSSAHDYHRFTEMLRRGGELDGVRLLEPDTLALMTRNQLPGGATIRSFGAPVHREPGMDGLGFGFNVSVVTDPARTLAPSHLGTYGWTGVAGTAFWVDPARDLTVQFLTQVRPKNLKLFPELRRLVHEAVTG; encoded by the coding sequence ATGGGACGGCTGCGACAGGACGTCGACCCCGTGGAGGCGGGGCTGGACCCCGGGGCCCTCGGCCGGCTGGACGGGCACTTCGCCCGGTACGTCGACGAGGGGCGGCTGCCCGGCTTCCTGGTGGCGGTGGCCCGTGGCGGCCGGGTCGCCCACCTGACCACGTACGGGCTGCGGGACGTGGCGGCCCGGCGGCCGGTGGAGCCGGACACGCTGTGGCGGATCTACTCGATGACCAAGCCGGTCACCGCCGTGGCGGTGCTGCTGCTCCGCCAGGACGGCCTGCTGTCCCTGGACGACCCGCTGGAGCGCCATCTGCCCGACTTCGCCGAGCCCCGGGTGTACGCGGGCGGCTCGGGCGACGAGGTGCGCACCCGCCCGGCCGCCGGCCCCGTCCTGATCCGGCATCTGCTCACCCACACCGCCGGCCTGACCTTCGGCTTCTACCACCGCCACCCCGTGGACGCGCTCTACCGCGCGGCGGGCCTGGAGTACTCGGTGCCGCCGGGCAAGGACCTCGCGCAGACCGTCGCGCTGTACGCCCGGCTGCCGTTGCAGTCCGATCCGGGCACGCAGTGGAACTACTCGGTCGCCTCCAATGTGCTGGGCCGGGTGATCGAGGTCGTCTCCGGGCAGCCGCTGGACGCGTTCTTCGCCGAACGGATCCTGGGCCCGCTCGGCATGACCGACACCGGCTTCCACATCGGCCCCGAACAGGCCGGCCGGCTGGCCGAGTTGTACGGCGAGACGGACGAGGGCGGGATCGAGCCGGTGCCGGGGCTGCCGGTGCGCGGTCGGCCGCTCTTCCTGTCCGGCAGCGGCGGCCTGGTCTCCTCCGCCCACGACTACCACCGGTTCACGGAGATGCTGCGCCGGGGCGGCGAGCTGGACGGCGTACGGCTGCTGGAGCCGGACACGCTCGCGCTGATGACCCGCAACCAGTTGCCCGGCGGGGCCACCATCCGCTCCTTCGGCGCCCCGGTCCACCGGGAACCGGGCATGGACGGGCTCGGCTTCGGCTTCAACGTCTCCGTCGTCACCGACCCCGCCCGCACCCTGGCCCCGTCCCACCTCGGCACCTACGGCTGGACCGGCGTGGCCGGCACCGCGTTCTGGGTCGACCCGGCCCGCGACCTGACCGTGCAGTTCCTGACCCAGGTACGCCCGAAGAACCTGAAGCTGTTCCCCGAGCTGCGCCGGCTGGTGCACGAGGCGGTGACCGGCTGA
- a CDS encoding NAD(P)/FAD-dependent oxidoreductase — translation MSLRARVVIVGGGVIGTSVAWHLARAGVRDVVLVERDELAAGSTSKAAGGVRAQFSDELNIRLGARSLEAFGSFEREVGQDIGLHRVGYLFLLATPEQVASFEAGVRLQNSLGVPSRLITPREARRLCPLITTDGLLAAAYSPDDGHCTPEAVVHGYARAARALGVRVLRHTEVTGIDLRGGTVTGVRTSLGPIATDTVVCAAGAWSRPVGAMAGVDLPVQPLRRQIAVTGPVPEPPARLPMTIDFTTSLYFHREGPGLLLGMSDPDERPGFATGTHDRWLPRLTEAMRRRAPALLDLPRTGGWAGLYEDTPDHNALIGEAPTVSRFLYATGFSGHGFLQGPAVGEVIRDLYLGRAPFLDVGPLSAERFAADAPRPEANLV, via the coding sequence ATGAGTCTCCGGGCCCGGGTGGTCATCGTCGGCGGCGGGGTGATCGGCACGAGTGTCGCCTGGCATCTCGCCCGCGCCGGAGTGCGGGACGTCGTCCTGGTGGAACGGGACGAACTCGCCGCCGGCTCCACCTCCAAGGCCGCCGGCGGGGTACGCGCCCAGTTCTCCGACGAGCTGAACATCCGGCTCGGCGCGCGCAGCCTGGAGGCGTTCGGCAGCTTCGAACGGGAGGTCGGACAGGACATCGGGCTGCACCGGGTCGGCTATCTGTTCCTGCTCGCCACCCCGGAGCAGGTGGCCTCCTTCGAGGCGGGCGTCCGGCTGCAGAACTCCCTCGGGGTGCCCAGCCGCCTGATCACCCCGCGGGAGGCCCGCCGCCTCTGCCCGCTGATCACCACCGACGGCCTGCTGGCCGCCGCGTACTCCCCGGACGACGGCCACTGCACCCCCGAGGCCGTCGTCCACGGTTACGCGCGCGCCGCCCGCGCCCTCGGCGTGCGCGTCCTGCGCCACACCGAGGTCACCGGCATCGACCTGCGCGGCGGCACCGTCACCGGGGTCCGCACCAGCCTCGGCCCGATCGCCACGGACACGGTGGTCTGCGCGGCCGGTGCCTGGTCGCGGCCGGTCGGCGCGATGGCGGGCGTGGACCTCCCGGTACAGCCGCTGCGCCGGCAGATCGCCGTCACCGGGCCGGTGCCGGAGCCGCCGGCCAGGCTTCCCATGACCATCGACTTCACCACCAGCCTCTACTTCCACCGCGAGGGCCCCGGCCTGCTGCTCGGCATGTCCGACCCGGACGAGCGGCCCGGGTTCGCCACCGGCACCCACGACCGCTGGCTGCCCCGGCTCACCGAGGCGATGCGGCGGCGCGCCCCCGCCCTGCTGGACCTGCCCCGCACCGGCGGCTGGGCGGGCCTGTACGAGGACACCCCCGACCACAACGCCCTGATCGGCGAGGCCCCGACGGTGTCCAGGTTCCTGTACGCCACCGGCTTCTCCGGGCACGGCTTCCTGCAGGGACCCGCCGTCGGCGAGGTGATCCGCGACCTCTACCTGGGGCGCGCGCCCTTCCTGGACGTCGGCCCCCTGAGCGCCGAACGGTTCGCGGCCGACGCCCCGCGCCCGGAGGCCAACCTGGTGTGA
- a CDS encoding ABC transporter permease subunit, protein MRTVLWRASLASALVCGIGLLPWLSRTDPALTVLKARAQDRDPDPAVLAAIRDQLGLDAGPLTLLGRWLGGLPRGDAGRSWISGAEAGPVVVQALGASLLLMAVALLVAACTAAAVCARTLYRGGRTRPGGTGSAMLATLPEFLTASVLATVVGVQLGWLPALGWYGPQYTVLPALALGLPAGAVLGRLLDDQLPGAFAEPWARAAAARGLPRARVARQAVRRCLPGLLPNTALFVVGMTGGAVAVEQLYDIPGLGRTTLQAALAQDLPVLQAGTLALLLLAALATGAARLAVRLLTGPALRDGALPAPPRLTPAVRRTPPLLLGGALLAVLVAGLPRDPLALNTTARLRPPSWAHPFGTDALGRDLLARVAHGALDTLLLALLISAGTLLAGLLLGLVPRLSGPLADTVNAVPPVLAALLVTAVTGGGPATPALAVAAVAWAPLATHTSALLRQERAALHLTATRALGAGRWYLLRHELLPAVVPSVTRHALLRLPGTALALAALGFLGLGAQPPSPEWGRLLAENQPYAERAPWAVLAPAAVLAVLGALAVTSAGALHRRRPARLTGASETAAEAEPRTARPVGTVREKAVR, encoded by the coding sequence GTGCGGACCGTGCTGTGGCGGGCCTCGCTCGCCTCCGCCCTGGTGTGCGGGATCGGCCTGCTGCCCTGGCTCAGCCGCACCGACCCCGCGCTCACCGTCCTCAAGGCCCGCGCCCAGGACCGTGACCCGGACCCCGCCGTACTCGCCGCCATCCGCGACCAACTCGGCCTGGACGCCGGGCCGCTGACCCTGCTCGGGCGCTGGCTCGGCGGACTGCCGCGCGGCGACGCGGGCCGGTCCTGGATCTCCGGGGCCGAGGCCGGACCCGTCGTCGTACAGGCGCTCGGCGCCTCCCTGCTGCTCATGGCGGTCGCCCTCCTGGTGGCCGCCTGCACCGCCGCCGCGGTCTGCGCCCGCACCCTGTACCGGGGCGGCCGGACCCGGCCCGGCGGCACCGGCTCCGCGATGCTCGCCACCCTGCCGGAGTTCCTCACCGCCTCCGTCCTCGCCACCGTCGTCGGCGTCCAGCTCGGCTGGCTGCCCGCCCTCGGCTGGTACGGGCCCCAGTACACCGTGCTGCCCGCGCTCGCCCTCGGCCTGCCCGCCGGAGCCGTCCTCGGCCGGCTCCTCGACGACCAGCTGCCCGGCGCCTTCGCCGAACCCTGGGCGCGCGCCGCCGCCGCGCGCGGACTGCCCCGGGCGCGCGTCGCCCGCCAGGCGGTCCGCCGCTGCCTGCCCGGACTGCTGCCCAACACCGCCCTGTTCGTCGTCGGCATGACCGGCGGCGCCGTCGCCGTCGAACAGCTCTACGACATCCCCGGCCTCGGCCGCACCACCCTCCAGGCCGCCCTCGCCCAGGACCTGCCCGTCCTCCAGGCCGGCACCCTCGCCCTGCTGCTGCTCGCCGCGCTCGCCACCGGCGCGGCCCGGCTCGCCGTCCGGCTGCTCACCGGCCCCGCCCTGCGCGACGGCGCCCTGCCCGCCCCGCCCCGGCTCACCCCGGCCGTCCGCCGCACCCCGCCGCTGCTGCTCGGCGGGGCGCTGCTCGCGGTCCTCGTGGCCGGCCTGCCCCGCGACCCGCTCGCCCTGAACACCACCGCCCGCCTCCGGCCCCCCTCCTGGGCCCACCCGTTCGGCACCGACGCGCTCGGCCGCGACCTGCTCGCCCGGGTCGCCCACGGCGCCCTGGACACCCTGCTGCTCGCGCTCCTGATCAGCGCCGGCACCCTGCTCGCCGGACTGCTGCTCGGCCTGGTGCCCCGGCTGTCCGGGCCGCTCGCCGACACCGTCAACGCCGTACCGCCCGTGCTCGCCGCGCTGCTGGTCACCGCCGTCACCGGGGGCGGCCCGGCCACCCCCGCGCTCGCCGTCGCCGCCGTCGCCTGGGCGCCGCTCGCCACCCACACCTCCGCCCTGCTCCGCCAGGAACGCGCCGCCCTCCACCTCACCGCCACCCGGGCCCTCGGCGCCGGCCGCTGGTACCTGCTGCGCCACGAACTGCTGCCCGCCGTCGTCCCGTCCGTCACCCGGCACGCCCTGCTGCGGCTGCCCGGCACCGCGCTCGCCCTCGCCGCGCTCGGCTTCCTCGGCCTGGGCGCCCAGCCGCCGTCCCCCGAATGGGGCCGGCTGCTCGCCGAGAACCAGCCCTACGCCGAACGCGCCCCCTGGGCCGTCCTCGCCCCCGCCGCCGTCCTCGCCGTCCTCGGCGCGCTGGCGGTGACCTCCGCGGGCGCCCTGCACCGCCGCCGCCCGGCCCGACTCACCGGCGCTTCAGAGACGGCGGCAGAGGCGGAGCCGAGGACGGCCCGACCCGTCGGCACCGTAAGGGAGAAGGCCGTCCGATGA
- a CDS encoding ABC transporter substrate-binding protein, whose protein sequence is MPAPRPSRLLAALLAAPLLAGCFASSGEADGEPADGSRLRVALAFPPAERLSPYGADATILSRLGITESLTALDGNGTAAPALASSWRRQDAGTWQFTLREATFHDGSEVTADAVAASLDRAAHARPAPAALSGVTLTAKAVDRHRIRVSTGRPDPILPLRLSSPSLAVLSAKAYRDKDHVDPAGAGTGPFVLKKVTGATSATLDRYDGYWGGRAQAAGIDVRFVPDGTARTNALRSGDTDIAEAVPVAQAATLQPETRRETATTRTTSLLLNHRSGPFEDARLRAAARAAVDTSALAKDVYEGHADRGTGIYGPAVGWAEGRHPAPVGRAAPKRPDGTRITLATYDNRPELPEVAQVLKQQLEKAGFRVELVVREYARLESDALAGKFDAFVLARNSLVDTGDPVAILAGDYTCAGNYNLALLCDKDVDRAVAEAERTADTVKRQDAALRAEARVLGTDSVVPLVHQRVITGVGRSVKGVLLDPYERTLIGTGTRR, encoded by the coding sequence ATGCCTGCCCCGCGCCCTTCCCGCCTGCTCGCCGCCCTGCTCGCCGCGCCCCTGCTCGCCGGCTGCTTCGCCTCCTCCGGCGAGGCGGACGGCGAGCCCGCCGACGGCTCGCGGCTCCGTGTCGCGCTCGCCTTCCCGCCCGCCGAACGGCTCTCCCCGTACGGCGCCGACGCCACCATCCTGAGCCGGCTCGGCATCACCGAGAGCCTCACCGCGCTCGACGGCAACGGCACCGCCGCCCCCGCCCTCGCCTCCTCCTGGCGCCGGCAGGACGCCGGCACCTGGCAGTTCACCCTGCGCGAGGCCACCTTCCACGACGGCTCCGAGGTCACCGCCGACGCCGTGGCCGCCTCCCTCGACCGGGCCGCGCACGCCCGGCCCGCCCCGGCCGCCCTGTCCGGAGTGACGCTCACCGCCAAGGCCGTGGACCGGCACCGGATACGCGTCAGCACCGGCCGGCCCGACCCCATCCTGCCGCTCCGGCTGTCCAGCCCGAGCCTCGCCGTGCTCTCCGCCAAGGCCTACCGGGACAAGGACCACGTCGACCCGGCCGGCGCCGGCACCGGCCCCTTCGTCCTGAAGAAGGTCACCGGCGCCACCTCCGCGACCCTCGACCGCTACGACGGCTACTGGGGCGGCCGCGCCCAGGCCGCCGGCATCGACGTCCGCTTCGTCCCCGACGGCACCGCCCGCACCAACGCCCTGCGCAGCGGCGACACGGACATCGCCGAAGCCGTCCCCGTCGCCCAGGCCGCCACGCTCCAGCCGGAGACCCGCCGGGAGACCGCCACCACCCGCACCACCAGCCTGCTGCTCAACCACCGCTCGGGACCGTTCGAGGACGCGCGGCTGCGCGCCGCCGCCCGCGCCGCCGTCGACACCTCCGCCCTCGCCAAGGACGTCTACGAGGGCCACGCCGACCGCGGCACCGGCATCTACGGACCCGCCGTCGGCTGGGCCGAGGGACGGCACCCGGCGCCGGTCGGCAGGGCCGCCCCGAAGCGGCCCGACGGCACCCGGATCACCCTGGCCACCTACGACAACCGGCCCGAACTCCCCGAGGTCGCCCAGGTGCTGAAGCAGCAGCTGGAGAAGGCCGGCTTCCGCGTCGAACTCGTCGTCCGCGAGTACGCGCGGCTGGAGAGCGACGCCCTCGCCGGGAAGTTCGACGCCTTCGTGCTCGCCCGCAACAGCCTCGTCGACACCGGCGACCCGGTCGCCATCCTCGCCGGCGACTACACCTGCGCCGGCAACTACAACCTGGCCCTGCTGTGCGACAAGGACGTCGACCGGGCCGTGGCCGAGGCCGAGCGCACCGCCGACACCGTCAAGCGGCAGGACGCGGCACTGCGCGCCGAGGCCCGTGTCCTCGGCACCGACTCCGTCGTACCGCTGGTCCACCAGCGCGTCATCACCGGCGTCGGCCGCTCCGTCAAGGGCGTGCTGCTCGACCCCTACGAGCGCACCCTCATCGGCACCGGCACCCGGCGCTGA
- a CDS encoding GH1 family beta-glucosidase, with amino-acid sequence MSEPIDLAAFPPDFLWGTATAAYQIEGAVAEDGRSPSIWDTFSHTPGKIANGDNGDVACDHYHRRREDIGLMRELGVNAYRFSVAWPRVVPGGTGPVNPKGLAFYDELVDDLLEAGITPSVTLYHWDLPQVLQDRGGWPERATARAFAEYASVVAGRLGDRVTLWTTLNEPLCSAWIGHLEGTMAPGWTDLTAAVRASCHLLLGHGLAAQAIRAAAPGARVGIVNNLSTVHPATDRPEDVAAARRLDGHVNRWWLDPVHGHGFPADMVDTYGVELPLKDADLAAIAAPLDWLGLNYYFPQYVADDPGGPAPYARSVRREGVPRTGMDWEIDASGIETLLLRLAEEYGARTLYVTENGSAFPDVVRPDGSVADPERQDYLERHLAACAAAVRRGAPLAGYFAWSLLDNFEWAYGYDKRFGLVHVDYRTQVRTIKGSGRRYADLVRAHRGLTRRAA; translated from the coding sequence GTGTCCGAACCCATCGACCTGGCCGCCTTCCCGCCCGACTTTCTGTGGGGCACGGCCACCGCGGCGTACCAGATCGAGGGAGCCGTGGCCGAGGACGGCCGTTCGCCCTCGATCTGGGACACCTTCTCGCACACCCCGGGGAAGATCGCCAACGGTGACAACGGCGATGTCGCCTGCGACCACTACCACCGCCGGCGCGAGGACATCGGCCTGATGCGGGAACTCGGCGTCAACGCCTACCGGTTCTCCGTGGCCTGGCCCCGGGTGGTCCCCGGCGGCACCGGCCCGGTGAACCCCAAGGGCCTCGCGTTCTACGACGAGTTGGTGGACGATCTGCTGGAGGCGGGCATCACCCCGTCCGTCACCCTCTACCACTGGGACCTGCCCCAGGTGCTCCAGGACCGCGGCGGCTGGCCGGAGCGCGCCACCGCGCGGGCGTTCGCCGAGTACGCCTCCGTCGTCGCCGGCCGCCTCGGTGACCGCGTCACCCTGTGGACCACCCTCAACGAGCCCCTCTGCTCGGCCTGGATCGGCCACCTGGAAGGCACGATGGCGCCCGGCTGGACCGACCTGACCGCAGCCGTCCGCGCCTCCTGCCATCTGCTCCTCGGCCACGGCCTGGCCGCCCAGGCGATCCGCGCCGCCGCCCCCGGCGCCCGGGTCGGGATCGTCAACAACCTCTCCACCGTGCACCCGGCCACCGACCGCCCCGAGGACGTGGCGGCGGCCCGCCGGCTCGACGGCCACGTCAACCGCTGGTGGCTCGACCCCGTGCACGGCCACGGCTTCCCGGCCGACATGGTGGACACCTACGGTGTCGAACTGCCGCTGAAAGACGCCGACTTGGCGGCCATCGCGGCCCCGCTCGACTGGCTCGGCCTGAACTACTACTTCCCGCAGTACGTGGCCGACGACCCCGGGGGGCCGGCGCCGTACGCCCGTTCCGTCCGGCGCGAGGGCGTCCCGCGCACCGGCATGGACTGGGAGATCGACGCCTCCGGCATCGAGACGCTGCTGCTCCGGCTCGCCGAGGAGTACGGCGCCCGCACCCTGTACGTCACCGAGAACGGCTCCGCCTTCCCGGACGTCGTACGTCCCGACGGCAGCGTGGCGGACCCCGAGCGCCAGGACTACCTGGAGCGCCACCTCGCGGCCTGCGCCGCCGCCGTGCGCCGGGGCGCACCGCTGGCCGGCTACTTCGCCTGGTCCCTGCTGGACAACTTCGAGTGGGCGTACGGCTACGACAAGCGGTTCGGGCTGGTACACGTCGACTACCGCACCCAGGTCCGCACGATCAAGGGCAGCGGCCGGCGGTACGCGGACCTGGTCCGCGCCCACCGCGGCCTGACCCGCCGGGCGGCCTGA